The following coding sequences are from one Streptomyces sp. NBC_01485 window:
- the hemC gene encoding hydroxymethylbilane synthase, whose amino-acid sequence MSTKALRLGTRRSRLALAQSRLVADAVGRVTGRPVELVEITTYGDVSREHLAQIGGTGVFVTALRDALTKGEVDFAVHSLKDLPTTQPENLVLAAVPVREDPRDALVARDALKFTDLPRGARIGTGSPRRMAQLNAYARAHGLDIETVPIRGNVDTRLGYVRDGELDAVVLAAAGLSRIGRLDEVTDFLSIDTVLPAPGQGALAIECAADHADLIATLGELDDPFTRVAVTAERSLLAALEAGCSAPVGALADLLADGQIVKEMRLRGVVGTTDGSRMVQLSTTGPVPETHDQAMMLGRGLAAEMLAQGAAGLMGERAQ is encoded by the coding sequence ATGAGTACGAAGGCACTGAGACTGGGGACGAGGCGGAGCAGACTCGCCCTGGCCCAGTCCCGGCTGGTCGCGGACGCCGTGGGCCGGGTGACCGGGCGGCCCGTCGAGCTCGTCGAGATCACCACCTACGGCGACGTCTCCCGCGAGCATCTCGCGCAGATCGGCGGCACGGGTGTCTTCGTCACCGCGCTGCGGGACGCGCTGACCAAGGGCGAGGTCGACTTCGCGGTTCACTCGCTGAAGGACCTGCCGACCACGCAGCCCGAGAACCTGGTCCTGGCCGCCGTACCGGTGCGCGAGGACCCCCGCGACGCGCTCGTCGCCCGGGACGCGCTGAAGTTCACCGACCTGCCGCGCGGGGCGCGCATCGGCACCGGTTCGCCGCGCCGCATGGCGCAGCTCAACGCGTACGCCCGCGCCCACGGACTCGACATCGAGACGGTGCCGATCCGCGGGAACGTCGACACGCGGCTCGGATACGTGCGCGACGGCGAGCTGGACGCGGTGGTGCTGGCCGCGGCCGGCCTGAGCCGCATCGGCCGCCTCGACGAGGTCACCGACTTCCTGTCGATAGACACGGTTTTGCCCGCTCCCGGCCAGGGAGCACTGGCGATCGAGTGTGCCGCGGACCACGCGGACCTCATCGCGACGCTCGGCGAGCTCGACGACCCGTTCACACGGGTCGCCGTGACCGCCGAACGGTCACTGCTCGCCGCCCTGGAGGCCGGTTGCAGTGCCCCTGTCGGGGCGCTGGCCGACCTGCTGGCCGACGGGCAGATTGTCAAGGAAATGCGCCTGCGGGGCGTCGTCGGCACGACCGACGGCTCCCGGATGGTGCAGCTGTCCACCACCGGTCCCGTGCCCGAGACGCACGACCAGGCAATGATGCTCGGTCGCGGACTCGCCGCCGAGATGCTTGCCCAGGGCGCGGCCGGTCTGATGGGGGAGCGAGCACAGTGA
- a CDS encoding uroporphyrinogen-III synthase, with translation MSPTTLPAAGPQHGHVTFLGAGPGDPGLLTLRAVEALAQADVLVAEHEVLDVVRAHARPGVAVVHAEAGPSSDPLPGTGAPLSMVVDGTSTTAAVPAVRDAAHLVMEAARGGRRVVRAVSGDPGLDTYAAEEMLACAAAGVPFEVVPGVAAVVGVPAYAGVPLRDAQGADVRFVDARTASDRCWSEVGASDGTVVVSTTLDSVASAAGELVSAGRKPDTPMTVTVAGTTTRQRTWSATLGTIAQTLKQAKALPSPEGGRPVIVVVGERSAPAQREQLAWFESKPLFGWKVLVPRTKEQAVSLSDQLRSYGAVPHEVPTIAVEPPRTPQQMERAVKGLVTGRYEWIAFTSVNAVKAVREKFEEYGLDARAFAGIKVAAVGEQTAKALVAFGVKPDLVPSGEQSAAGLLDDWPPYDPVFDPIDRVFLPRADIATETLVAGLIELGWEVDDVTAYRTVRASPPPAETREAIKGGGFDAVLFTSSSTVRNLVGIAGKPHNVTVIACIGPATAKTAEEHGLRVDVMAPEPSVHKLVEALADFGLKRRAAAQEAGDQVSRPSERRPGARRRRAT, from the coding sequence GTGAGCCCCACCACTCTTCCAGCCGCTGGTCCTCAACACGGGCACGTCACCTTTCTGGGTGCCGGACCCGGGGATCCGGGACTACTTACTCTGCGCGCCGTCGAGGCGCTGGCGCAGGCGGACGTCCTCGTCGCCGAGCACGAGGTGCTCGACGTCGTACGGGCGCACGCGAGGCCCGGCGTCGCCGTCGTGCACGCGGAAGCGGGTCCTTCGTCGGACCCTCTTCCCGGCACGGGCGCGCCTCTTTCGATGGTTGTTGACGGCACGTCAACAACCGCTGCGGTACCCGCTGTGCGCGATGCCGCACATCTTGTCATGGAGGCCGCGCGGGGCGGCAGGCGGGTCGTCCGTGCGGTGTCCGGGGACCCCGGGCTCGATACGTACGCGGCGGAGGAAATGCTCGCGTGCGCCGCGGCCGGTGTTCCCTTCGAGGTCGTGCCCGGTGTCGCGGCCGTCGTCGGCGTGCCGGCGTACGCCGGTGTGCCGCTGCGGGACGCGCAGGGCGCGGACGTCCGGTTCGTGGACGCGCGGACGGCTTCGGACCGTTGCTGGAGCGAGGTCGGCGCGTCGGACGGGACCGTCGTCGTGTCGACGACCCTCGACTCGGTGGCTTCGGCCGCCGGGGAGCTGGTGTCGGCGGGGCGTAAGCCCGATACGCCGATGACGGTGACGGTGGCCGGTACGACGACCCGTCAGCGGACGTGGAGCGCGACCCTCGGGACCATCGCGCAGACGCTGAAGCAGGCGAAGGCGCTGCCCTCGCCCGAGGGCGGCCGGCCGGTGATAGTCGTGGTCGGTGAGCGTTCCGCCCCTGCTCAGCGTGAGCAGTTGGCGTGGTTCGAGTCCAAGCCGCTGTTCGGCTGGAAGGTGCTCGTGCCGCGTACGAAGGAGCAGGCGGTGTCGCTCTCCGACCAGTTGCGGTCGTACGGGGCCGTGCCGCACGAGGTGCCGACGATCGCCGTCGAGCCGCCGCGGACGCCTCAGCAGATGGAGCGGGCGGTCAAGGGGCTCGTCACCGGGCGGTACGAGTGGATCGCCTTCACGAGCGTCAATGCCGTCAAGGCTGTGCGGGAGAAGTTCGAGGAGTACGGGCTCGACGCTCGTGCCTTCGCCGGGATCAAGGTCGCCGCGGTGGGTGAGCAGACCGCCAAGGCGCTGGTCGCCTTCGGTGTGAAGCCGGATCTCGTGCCCAGCGGCGAGCAGTCGGCTGCCGGGCTGCTGGATGACTGGCCGCCCTACGACCCGGTCTTCGACCCGATCGACCGGGTGTTCCTGCCGCGCGCGGACATCGCCACGGAGACGCTTGTCGCCGGGCTCATCGAGCTGGGCTGGGAGGTCGACGACGTCACCGCCTACCGGACCGTGCGGGCCTCGCCGCCGCCCGCGGAGACGCGGGAGGCGATCAAGGGGGGTGGGTTCGACGCCGTGCTGTTCACGTCGTCGTCCACGGTGCGGAACCTGGTGGGTATCGCCGGGAAGCCGCACAACGTGACGGTCATCGCGTGCATCGGTCCGGCTACCGCCAAGACCGCTGAGGAGCATGGGCTGCGGGTGGACGTGATGGCTCCGGAGCCGTCCGTGCACAAGCTGGTGGAAGCGCTGGCCGACTTCGGGTTGAAGAGGCGGGCTGCTGCGCAGGAGGCCGGCGACCAGGTCAGCCGGCCCAGTGAGCGGCGGCCGGGGGCTCGGCGGCGGCGGGCTACCTGA
- the hemB gene encoding porphobilinogen synthase, whose translation MTMYGSFPGSRPRRLRTTPVMRRMVAETRLHPADFILPAFVREGVSEPVPIQAMPGVVQHTRDSLKKAALEAVEAGVSGIMLFGVPEESKKDALGTPGTDPDGILQVAIRDVRAEVGDDLLVMSDLCLDETTDHGHCGVLDSEGRVDNDATLERYAEMAQVQADAGAHVVGPSGMMDGQIGVVRDALDQIGREDVSILAYTAKYSSAFYGPFREAVGSSLKGDRKTYQQDPANLRESMRELALDLEEGADMVMVKPAGPYLDVLARVADAVDVPVVAYQISGEYSMVEAAAEKGWLDRDRAIFETLTGIKRAGARNILTYWATEAAQKLR comes from the coding sequence ATGACGATGTACGGATCCTTTCCCGGTTCGCGTCCTCGGCGGCTGCGGACCACCCCCGTCATGCGGCGCATGGTCGCGGAGACCCGGTTGCATCCGGCCGACTTCATCCTGCCCGCGTTCGTGCGGGAGGGTGTGAGTGAGCCGGTGCCGATCCAGGCCATGCCCGGGGTTGTGCAGCACACGCGCGACAGTCTGAAGAAGGCCGCGCTGGAGGCCGTCGAGGCCGGGGTCTCCGGGATCATGCTCTTCGGGGTGCCGGAGGAGTCGAAGAAGGACGCGCTCGGGACGCCGGGGACGGACCCGGACGGGATTCTCCAGGTCGCCATCCGGGACGTGCGGGCCGAGGTCGGGGACGACCTGCTCGTCATGTCCGATCTGTGTCTCGATGAGACGACCGATCACGGGCATTGCGGGGTGCTCGATTCCGAAGGGCGCGTCGATAATGACGCCACCCTGGAGCGGTATGCCGAGATGGCCCAGGTGCAGGCCGACGCGGGGGCTCATGTCGTCGGGCCCAGCGGGATGATGGACGGGCAGATCGGGGTCGTCCGGGACGCCCTTGATCAGATCGGGCGGGAGGATGTTTCGATCCTCGCCTATACCGCCAAGTACTCGTCCGCGTTCTACGGGCCCTTCCGGGAGGCCGTCGGGTCCTCGCTGAAGGGGGACCGGAAGACGTATCAGCAGGATCCGGCGAATCTGCGGGAGTCGATGCGGGAGCTCGCGCTGGATCTGGAGGAGGGGGCCGACATGGTGATGGTCAAGCCGGCCGGACCCTACCTCGACGTCCTCGCCCGCGTCGCCGACGCCGTGGACGTGCCCGTCGTCGCCTACCAGATCTCCGGCGAGTACTCGATGGTCGAGGCCGCCGCCGAGAAGGGCTGGCTCGACCGCGACCGGGCGATCTTCGAGACGCTGACCGGCATCAAGCGGGCCGGGGCGCGCAACATCCTCACCTACTGGGCGACGGAGGCGGCGCAGAAGCTGCGCTGA
- a CDS encoding DUF4253 domain-containing protein codes for MATLPNPLPRLATDPSGRSLGLQLPPGRLIDDGGTSHAFRAVGEDEGPWHEPLLWHAQKTASPGTWKALGAQAARTGLLPVLVDLGGSQGGPADWELMPGEMSYPGDHDAEEVLAEYWEDNAEEELAEGISGTEGIEPFGSDWPGLAPAASPTATPDVRAAQIADSLTDGTRTWLKEPHLALVAARRSADIPAVIGWTGPLNYEEDVARLCAVLRSWEDRFGIRVVALGFDTLVVSVAAPPATLAEAEAIAAEHFAFCPDNIPQNGPNALRTYAEELKGEPTWSFWWD; via the coding sequence ATGGCGACTCTTCCCAACCCGCTGCCCAGACTGGCGACCGACCCGAGCGGCCGTTCCCTCGGGCTGCAACTCCCGCCCGGGAGACTGATCGACGATGGGGGCACCTCCCACGCCTTTAGGGCAGTGGGGGAGGACGAGGGCCCGTGGCACGAGCCGTTGCTGTGGCATGCGCAGAAGACGGCTTCGCCCGGCACCTGGAAAGCCCTGGGCGCACAGGCCGCACGAACCGGCCTGCTCCCGGTGCTCGTGGACCTGGGCGGCTCCCAAGGCGGGCCCGCGGACTGGGAGTTGATGCCCGGCGAGATGTCGTACCCCGGGGACCACGACGCCGAAGAGGTCCTCGCCGAGTACTGGGAGGACAACGCGGAGGAGGAACTGGCCGAGGGAATCAGTGGAACGGAGGGCATCGAGCCGTTCGGTTCCGACTGGCCCGGCCTCGCTCCCGCCGCCTCCCCCACGGCCACCCCCGACGTCCGCGCCGCCCAGATCGCGGACTCGCTGACGGACGGCACCCGGACCTGGCTCAAGGAGCCGCACCTCGCCCTGGTCGCGGCACGCCGCTCCGCGGACATTCCGGCGGTGATCGGCTGGACCGGCCCCCTGAACTACGAGGAGGACGTGGCCCGTCTCTGCGCGGTGCTGCGTTCCTGGGAGGACCGCTTCGGCATACGGGTGGTGGCGCTCGGCTTCGACACCCTGGTCGTGTCGGTAGCGGCCCCGCCCGCCACCCTGGCCGAGGCCGAGGCGATCGCGGCGGAACACTTCGCGTTCTGCCCGGACAACATCCCCCAGAACGGCCCGAACGCCCTGCGCACCTACGCCGAGGAGCTGAAGGGCGAGCCCACCTGGTCCTTCTGGTGGGACTGA
- a CDS encoding helix-turn-helix domain-containing protein codes for MTSPAPSPESTKLAAVLRELKDRTGLSLAGLAARTTFSKSSWERYLNGRTLPPRQAVQELCRLADEPDGRCLALRELAKSEWSGPPRETPPPPIPPPGSPAPAAGHRARTTTTTTTTTPTTTTTATPTVMTATAVLTSVSAALFAALLLTLLLLPHQDETTQPSASAAASPSPTGPHCRDTACEGKDPAVTRCGGDPETLVEYLTSTGASAQLRYSRVCGTTWVRMWGTRIGDGVELRGRVARVRTRADADTYVHTPMTATRPGTVVQGCFLPANGGKKECFKGKVD; via the coding sequence ATGACGTCGCCCGCACCCTCCCCGGAGAGCACCAAACTGGCCGCCGTACTAAGGGAGTTGAAGGACCGCACGGGCCTGAGCCTGGCCGGGCTGGCAGCCCGGACCACCTTCAGCAAGTCGTCCTGGGAGCGCTACCTCAACGGCAGAACCCTGCCCCCGCGACAGGCGGTACAGGAACTGTGCCGCCTGGCCGACGAACCGGACGGCCGCTGCCTGGCCCTCCGGGAACTGGCGAAGTCGGAGTGGAGCGGACCACCGAGAGAAACACCCCCGCCGCCGATTCCGCCCCCCGGATCACCCGCACCGGCCGCCGGTCACCGGGCCAGGACAACCACCACGACCACGACCACAACCCCAACCACAACCACCACGGCGACCCCGACAGTCATGACGGCCACGGCGGTCCTGACATCCGTGTCCGCCGCACTGTTCGCGGCACTCCTGCTGACCCTTCTCCTCCTCCCCCACCAGGACGAGACGACGCAACCGTCGGCATCCGCAGCGGCGTCCCCCTCCCCCACCGGCCCCCACTGCCGGGACACCGCCTGCGAGGGCAAGGACCCCGCGGTCACGCGGTGCGGCGGCGATCCCGAGACCCTGGTCGAGTACCTCACCTCCACGGGGGCCTCGGCACAACTGCGGTACAGCAGGGTGTGCGGGACCACTTGGGTACGGATGTGGGGCACGCGGATCGGCGACGGCGTCGAACTGCGGGGCCGCGTCGCCCGGGTGAGAACCCGAGCCGATGCGGACACCTACGTCCACACCCCTATGACGGCGACGCGCCCGGGAACCGTCGTCCAGGGCTGCTTCCTGCCCGCGAACGGCGGCAAGAAGGAGTGCTTCAAGGGCAAGGTGGACTGA
- a CDS encoding peptidoglycan-binding protein, translated as MARRKPLSAELNPSVKQLVTELRRLTDHSELSMRQLAAKTGYSQKSWERYLGGRSLPPREAVEALARIGGVDPVRLLALHEVAADTWTTGHTEAPAPAPEPVTPSGEEGEAEEFRRFSERSLRITLVAGAVALVLAASSATLLFVRLNGHGSDPATAPPAPPTPSASKSTPAYTCRIARTDGLWYAGISRTRNAEIGYGSAGPDVAEAQCLLRRAGISPGGIDGMFGPLTQRAVKALQKRSGLDVDGMVGPHTWKALRG; from the coding sequence ATGGCGCGCCGCAAACCGCTGTCCGCCGAACTGAACCCGTCCGTAAAGCAGTTGGTGACGGAGCTGCGCCGGCTGACGGACCACAGCGAGCTGAGCATGCGCCAACTGGCGGCGAAGACGGGGTACAGCCAGAAGTCGTGGGAGCGGTATCTCGGCGGCAGATCGCTACCACCCCGGGAGGCCGTGGAGGCACTGGCCCGGATCGGCGGCGTCGACCCGGTCCGCCTGCTGGCGTTGCACGAGGTCGCCGCCGACACCTGGACCACCGGCCACACGGAGGCACCCGCACCCGCCCCGGAACCGGTCACACCGTCGGGGGAAGAGGGCGAGGCAGAGGAGTTCAGGCGTTTCTCGGAGCGTTCGCTGCGGATCACGCTCGTCGCGGGAGCGGTGGCCCTGGTTCTGGCCGCCTCCTCGGCGACCCTCCTGTTCGTCCGCCTCAACGGCCACGGCAGCGACCCGGCGACCGCACCCCCCGCCCCGCCCACCCCGTCGGCGTCCAAATCGACCCCCGCCTACACCTGCCGGATCGCGCGGACCGACGGCCTCTGGTACGCGGGCATCAGCCGCACCCGGAACGCCGAGATCGGGTACGGCAGCGCCGGCCCCGACGTGGCCGAGGCGCAGTGTCTGCTGCGCCGGGCGGGCATCTCACCGGGCGGCATCGACGGGATGTTCGGTCCGCTGACCCAGCGGGCGGTCAAGGCCCTGCAGAAGCGGTCCGGTCTGGACGTGGACGGCATGGTCGGCCCGCACACCTGGAAGGCGCTGCGCGGATGA
- a CDS encoding peptidoglycan-binding domain-containing protein yields MRSNVLVRTLVGLTAVAGLAAGSLATAGTSFAASTPATQSSVSGQSASLLATQNFGLTSAEAKNVQRWLAQYWNYNDGIDGQLGTNSWKAFQRCLKTYYGYTDSIDGDPGSNTIKALQRLLKSSYGYTGAIDGDAGSGTRAAFKRFAAAA; encoded by the coding sequence ATGCGATCGAACGTCCTGGTCAGGACCCTCGTCGGACTCACCGCCGTCGCCGGACTCGCCGCCGGATCCCTGGCGACCGCGGGCACCAGCTTCGCGGCGTCCACGCCGGCCACGCAGTCGTCGGTGAGCGGTCAGTCCGCCTCCCTGCTGGCGACGCAGAACTTCGGCCTGACCAGCGCCGAGGCCAAGAACGTCCAGCGGTGGCTCGCGCAGTACTGGAACTACAACGACGGCATCGACGGTCAGCTGGGCACCAACAGCTGGAAGGCGTTCCAGCGTTGTCTCAAGACCTACTACGGCTACACCGACTCGATCGACGGCGACCCCGGCTCCAACACGATCAAGGCGCTCCAGCGCCTCCTGAAGAGCAGCTACGGCTACACCGGTGCGATCGACGGCGACGCCGGGTCGGGCACCCGGGCCGCGTTCAAGCGGTTCGCCGCCGCCGCCTGA
- the argS gene encoding arginine--tRNA ligase gives MAPVTSLTASVHQRLATALSAALPEAGPADPLLRRSDRADFQANGILALAKKAKANPRDLATQVVSHVVTGDVIKEIEVSGPGFLNVTITDRAITENLAARYADADRVGVPHSAHPGTTVIDYAQPNVAKEMHVGHLRSAVIGDAVVRILEFTGETVVRRHHIGDWGTQFGMLIQYLDEHPHELDHKASEEVSGEEAMSNLDRLYKTARKLFDGDEEFKTRARRRVVDLQAGDPHTLAIWQKFVDESKIYFFSVFEKLDMRIRDEDIVGESGYNDMLAQTCRLLEESGVAVRSEGALCVFFEDVKGPDGNPVPLIVQKSDGGYGYAATDLSAIRDRVFALKANTLLYVVDARQSLHFKMVFETARRAGWLNEDVKAHQLAFGTVLGKDGKPFKTREGETVKLVDLLDEAVDRATAVVGEKRDKVGLTDEEVVENGRYVGIGAVKYADLSTSAVRDYKFDLDQMVSLNGDTSVYLQYAYARIQSILRKAGEARPLAHPELELAPAERALGLHLDQFGELLAEVAAGYEPHKLASYLYQLASHLTTFYDQCHVLSPDNAPEVVENRLFLVDLTGRTLHLGMALLGIRTPDKL, from the coding sequence ATGGCCCCGGTCACGTCCCTCACCGCCTCGGTCCACCAGCGTCTCGCGACGGCCCTCTCGGCAGCCCTGCCGGAGGCCGGCCCCGCCGACCCGCTGCTGCGCCGAAGCGACCGGGCCGACTTCCAGGCCAACGGCATCCTCGCCCTCGCGAAGAAGGCGAAGGCGAACCCGCGCGATCTGGCGACGCAGGTCGTGTCGCACGTCGTGACCGGTGACGTGATCAAGGAGATCGAGGTCTCGGGCCCCGGCTTCCTGAACGTGACGATCACCGACCGGGCGATCACCGAGAACCTGGCCGCGCGGTACGCGGACGCGGACCGCGTCGGCGTGCCCCACTCCGCCCACCCCGGCACCACGGTCATCGACTACGCCCAGCCGAACGTGGCGAAGGAGATGCACGTCGGTCACCTGCGGTCGGCGGTCATCGGCGACGCGGTGGTGCGGATCCTGGAGTTCACGGGCGAGACGGTCGTGCGCCGCCACCACATCGGCGACTGGGGCACCCAGTTCGGCATGCTCATCCAGTACCTGGACGAGCATCCGCACGAGCTGGACCACAAGGCGTCCGAAGAGGTCAGCGGCGAGGAGGCGATGTCGAACCTCGACCGCCTCTACAAGACCGCGCGCAAACTGTTCGACGGGGACGAGGAGTTCAAGACGCGGGCGCGTCGCCGGGTGGTCGACCTCCAGGCCGGGGACCCGCACACGCTCGCGATCTGGCAGAAGTTCGTCGACGAGTCGAAGATCTACTTCTTCTCGGTCTTCGAGAAGCTGGACATGCGGATCCGGGACGAGGACATCGTCGGCGAGTCGGGTTACAACGACATGCTGGCGCAGACCTGCCGCCTCCTGGAGGAGTCGGGCGTCGCGGTGCGCTCCGAGGGCGCGCTCTGCGTGTTCTTCGAGGACGTCAAGGGCCCGGACGGCAACCCGGTCCCGCTGATCGTCCAGAAGTCGGACGGCGGCTACGGCTACGCGGCGACCGACCTGTCGGCGATCCGCGACCGCGTCTTCGCCCTCAAGGCGAACACGCTGCTGTACGTCGTGGACGCCCGTCAGTCGCTGCACTTCAAGATGGTCTTCGAGACGGCGCGCAGGGCGGGCTGGCTCAACGAGGACGTCAAGGCACACCAGTTGGCGTTCGGCACGGTCCTGGGCAAGGACGGCAAGCCGTTCAAGACCCGTGAGGGCGAGACGGTGAAGCTGGTCGACCTCCTCGACGAGGCGGTGGACCGGGCGACGGCCGTCGTCGGCGAGAAGCGCGACAAGGTGGGCCTGACGGACGAGGAGGTCGTCGAGAACGGCCGGTACGTGGGCATCGGCGCGGTGAAGTACGCCGACCTGTCGACGTCCGCGGTCCGCGACTACAAGTTCGACCTGGACCAGATGGTCTCGCTGAACGGCGACACGTCGGTCTACCTCCAGTACGCGTACGCCCGTATCCAGTCGATCCTGCGCAAGGCGGGCGAGGCCCGGCCGCTGGCCCACCCGGAGCTGGAACTGGCCCCGGCGGAGCGGGCGTTGGGCCTGCACCTGGACCAGTTCGGCGAGCTGCTGGCGGAGGTCGCCGCCGGGTACGAGCCGCACAAACTGGCGTCGTACCTGTACCAGTTGGCCTCGCACCTGACGACGTTCTACGACCAGTGCCACGTACTGTCCCCCGACAACGCGCCGGAGGTCGTCGAGAACCGCCTGTTCCTGGTCGACCTGACGGGCCGCACGCTCCACCTGGGCATGGCCCTGCTGGGCATCAGGACACCCGACAAACTCTGA